Genomic window (Bradyrhizobium sp. 186):
CTTGAACGGCCAGTCCATCTTGATCGGCCGCAGATCTTCCAGCGCCTTTGTCAGCTGCAATACGCCGAGGTCATCGAAGCGGTGGCCTATCACCTGCACACCGATCGGCAGATGCCGGGAATCAAAAGCCATGCAGACCGTAGAGGCGGGCTGGCAGGTCTGGTTGAACATGGCGGTGAACAGCGTGTGCTCGAGCGGCATCTCGCGGGAGACGCCCGGCTCCTCCGCCGGAAAATTCACCACCGGCAGCGTCGGTGAGATGACATAGTCCCAGCCTTCGAAGGTCCCCAGCAGCGCCGCCTTCATCTTGGCGATCCGGCCCAGCGCCCGGTAAAGGTCCGTGCCTGAGTGCTTCGATCCGCCCAGGCTCCACGCGCGAACATAGGGATTGATGTCGCTTGGAGCGTCGCTGTGTGGGGGCAGGGACGTGTATTCGAGATAGCCGCGGACCTGAAGGAACAGGTCGATGGCTTCGTAGGCGTCATAATCGAGCGGCGAGACGAACGGTTCGACGCTGGCGCCCGCGCCGGCCAGCAGCTTTCCGGCGGCCTCGACGGTCTCGCGCACGACCGCTTCGGGCTTCATGCCAAAACCCATGTCGGTGAGGACGCCGATCTTCAATCCCTTCACATCGCGGGCGAGGCGCTCGTGATAGCACACGCCGTCGGCCGGGAGGCTCCAGGTGTCGCGCTCGTCCTGTCGCGTCAGCACGGTCAGCAGACGGGCGATATCGTCGACGCTGCGGCCCATGGGACCGGCCATGCGCATGGTATCGGCCGGCAGATGCGGCACACGTCCGTGGGTGGGCTTCAGTCCAGCGAGGCCGCAATGTGCGGCCGGAAGGCGGACGGAGCCCGCGATATCCGTGCCGACGGAGACATATCCGGCGCCGGCCGCGACCGAAGCGCCAGCGCCGGCCGATGAGCCGCCGGTGTTCCAGGCAAGCCCCCAGGGGTTGCGGGTGATGCCGTGCAGCGAACTGATGCCTGACGCCATCAGGCCGCAATCCGGCATCGTGGTTTTTGCAAAGATCACTGCGCCGGCTTCGCGCAATGCGATCGCCGGTGGTGAATCGTAGTTTGAGGGCGGCAGGGAGCGGTTGGCCCCGATACCATGAAAGTAGGGCCAGCCGACCATCGCGACGCTGTCCTTGACGGTCATCGGAACGCCATCGAGCGGACCCAGCGCAGCACCGGCCCTCCATCGCGCTTCCGAGAGTTGCGCGCTGGCCATGGCCTGCTCCGGACGGAAGCAGAACAGAGCGTTGATCGCGGTATTGATGTTCTCGGAATGGCTGAGGGTGGCTCGCAGCACGTCCACCGGCGATAACGCGCGCGAGGCGTAAGCCTCTGTCAGCTCGGCAAGGCTCATCCCGATCAGTTCTGCAGCAGACATGTAGGCCTCAATGGGTACCGTTCCGGATCACTGTCCGGATAGCGAAAATAGCCTGCGTTGGGGTAGAGCCGCTGCTTCAACGGCATGATTTGGTGGAGCGCGAGGCATCCCTTTTGCATCTGTCTTGATAAAAGTTGGCGGACATGAAGGTCGGCCGAACGGCAATCGCAAGAGATCAGAAGTCGCCATGAGTCAATCTGGAACGGAACTGGCCACCATCCGGAATTACATTGCCAGGCTCCCCGGATGGGGGTCCGGAGACATCGTGATCGAACCTGCCATCCCGATTCTGGCTTCGCCAAGCTGGCGCGGTGTCGACGGTTTTCCCTGGCGCGCCACCAAGAAGGGCAGCGACGAAAGCATCTTTATCAAGAGCATGGATCGTGATGCGGAGCTCTATATCGACGTGGCGTGCGCCTTCGAGGCGGCGCAGCGTGCATCCGATCTCGGCATTGGCCCTAAGGTGCTCATGGCCGATTCGGAAGCAGGCCTGCTGGTGATGGAGGATCTCAACCGGGGCTGGCGGGTCGGTACATTGGAACGGATGCTCGAGCCCGACATCGTCGACGCCGTGATTACGGCGATGCGCCTGTTTCAGTCTGGACCGCCGCTGCCACGCCGCAAGACTGTCTTTGACGAGATCGAGCATTTCTATGCTGCGGCGGCGGCCGCCAAAGCCCAGTTGCCGTCGGATGCCGAATGGCTGGTCAAGGAGTTGCGGTTTGCGGCCGACGCCTTCCGGACGCTCGATATCACAGCGGTGCCGATCCACGGCGACGGCAATGTTTCGAATATCCTGATCAACGACGCAGGCGAGGTTCGTCTGATCGACTGGGATCGCGCGACAACGACCGACCCGTTGGAGGATATTGGCAGCTTCCTCGTCGAGGCCTTCGCACAGGAGCCTGAGGCGCGCGACGTCTTCACCCGCAGCACCGGGACGTTCGAGGAGGGTGCATTCAACCGTGCGCGGATTTATGGCGTGGCTGATGATCTGCGCTGGGGATTGATCGGCGCGCTGCTCGCCGTCAAATCGACGCGCAATACGCTGGAGTTCTACAAATTCGCCAGTTGGCGCTTCGTGCGTTGCCGCATGGTGGTTCGGGAGCCCCGCTTTGGCGAGATGCTTCGGAGGATCGCATGACTGTTCGCAGAAAAGTTGGTGAGGGGACCACGGTTCACGAACGCAACGTCGAAGCCGCAATCGCTCGCGTCCCGCAATGGCGCGGCAAGGAGGGCGCCTATGCGCCGCTGCTCGGCGGCCTGTCGAACCAGAACTGGCTGGTCGAGATTTCCGGCGACGGGCGCCGCTATTTCGTCAAGGTGCCGGGCGAGGGCTCGGAAATGTTCATCAATCGCGTCACCGCCAACGAGGCCGCGCGTAATGCCCATGCCATGGGTGTCGGGCCGGAGGTCATCTTCTTCGATGCGGCGGACGGGCTGGAGATCAGCGAATTTCTCGAGGGCTATCGCGCCTGCACCAATGCGGATTTCGGCGATTCCGCCATCCAGTCCGACGTTCTAGATCTCTATCGCCGTTTGCATGGCGGCCCCAAGCTCGGCCAGACCAAGACGATCTTCGACATGATTGAGGAACATATCGAGCAGGGCAAGGAACTGGGGTCGCATTTCCCGCAGGACATGCCCTGGCTGATGCACCGCTACAATCAGGCCAAGTCAGCCTTCCTGGCGTCGGGCCTCGACCTCGTACCGTGCTTCAACGACCCCATGCCGGGGAATTTCCTCATTTCGGCCGAAACCGGCGCGCCCAGGCCGATGAAGCTGATTGACTACGAATTTTCCTCCAACAATGAGCGCAGCTACGAGCTCGGCGTGCTGTTTGCCGAAATGTTCTTTGATGAGAAGCTGACGGAAGCCCTCATCGAGCAATATCTGGGCGAGGTTCGTCCGCAGATGATTGCGCGCGTCATTCTCAACCGTGCGCTCGCGGACATGAAATGGGCCTCATGGGCGGTCGTCAACCGCAAGCTCAACACGTGGGATTTCGATTACCAGAAGTACGGCGTCTGGAAATACATGCGCGCCCACGACGTGATGTATGACCCGCGCTGGGACAGTTGGTTGCGGTTGGTGTGAGCCGGCGTCGTCCGCCTCTTGCGACTATTGCTTCAGGACGGCCAGGGCCTGTTTGAGCAGACTGTCGTTCGCCGCGGCGATCACGCGTCCGTCGGAGACCGGCGTGAGTGGCCGCCCATCCCAGTCGCGTATGATTCCGCCGGCGCCCTCGACCACGGGAATCAATGCCATGAAGTCGAACGACTTGAGCGACGTCTCTACGACGAGATCGCAATGGCCGGACGCCAGTAGCCCATACTGATAGCAGTCGCCGCCAAATCGTCGGAACATAGCCTTCTTGCTCAGCAAGTCATAGCGAGCCCAATCCTGCGGCGTAAAGAAGTCCGGCGAGGATGTATAGATCTGTGCGTCTTCCAATCTTGCCGTGCGGCTCACCTTGGCGGGCTTGCCGTTGAACGTGACCCCACGCGGCGTGCCGTACCACCGTTCGGCCAGCGCCGGCATGTCGATCATGCCGGCGACGACCGCGCCCTTGCGCTCGTCGGCGAGAGCGACAAGCGTGCCGAACAGCGGCATGCCAGAGATAAAGCTCTTCGTTCCGTCGATCGGATCGAGATACCAGGTGTAGCGATCGCCCAGGGTTGATCCCATCTCCTCGCCGAGGATGCCGTGATCTGGGAAGCGCGCGCTGATCAAGCGCCGCAATTCCACTTCGATCGCGCGATCGGCGATCGTCACCGGCGTCAGATCCTGCTTGCGTTCGAAATCGACGCTGGAACGAAAGTGGGTCAACGCTATCCGGCCGGCCATGTCGGCGAGCTCATGGAAGAACGAAGCGAGTTCGTTCGCAGAAACCTTGTCTTGAATGTCGTCCAATGCTTGCTCCAGGGGAAAGCACGTCGCGCATGAGCGGCGCAACGGCTGGCCTTGGGAATTCGGCTCTAAACCGTCTCGTGAAGCTCTTGCTTGTGGACGTCCCAATACGGGGACCCGAAAGCCCTGCGTGAAGAGGCCATTCGTGGCGAAGACGATCCGTTCGGTTCGGCAGCGCGCGTACCTGGGCCCGGCTGCGGCGCGGCCTCCGGTGCCTGGCGAACGTCTCGCGGGGCCACCTTGAAATGACGGCTGAAGCAGCGCGAGAAGTGCGAGACGTTCTTGAAGCCCACTTCGTAGGCGACCTCTGACACGGTACGGTGGCCCTTGGGATCGGCAACCAGGATTTCGTAGGCTCGCTGCAGCCGCTTGGTCTGCACGAACTGGCTGACTGTGGTTTCGTTGTCCGTGAATAGACTGTAGAGATAGCTCAGCGAGATTCGGCTGCTGGCCGCAATTTTCTTCGGTGACAGCGACTGGTCGCCGAGATGGCTTTCAATGAAATCAACGATCCTGCGGCGCAGATGATAGCGCGCATTGCGGACGTCTGTGGCGGCGCCCCGGTCCTCCGAGCCGATCGTGAGCGCTACGAAGCTGATAACTTCGGTCGCAAGCGCCTGTGGATTCGGCGCCGGAAACTCGATGAACAGCTCGGCCACGTTTCCGATCATTCCGGCCATAAGGCGGGTCATCTGTTGGTTCGGCTTGAAGCGTCGGCTGATGTGATCCTCGATCGAGATGAGACGTCCGCGCAGCTCCGCGGCCGGGATCCGAAGCACCAGAAAGCGTGCGGTCTTGTCGGACGACAATTCGTAGAAGGCGAGTTCGCTGAGCAGGACATATTCGCCAGTTCGGGCAATACCGACGCGGCCGTCCTGACTGAATGCCACACATCCTGTCAGAGGAAATACAAGCACATAGGAAGCATCGTGGATGCTGGAGATGCGCTTCCAACTGCAGGTGAAGGCTTGGTGCGGCGCGACGAGTTCAAGATCCAGGCGTCCGATCCTGGTTCGCTGATGCGGTGCAGGACCCTTGTCTCCGCCACCATCATCAAGGCCAGTATACTCCTCGCGAGAAGCAAGAGATGTGAGGCTTGCCATGGTTTGGTCTTTCTCAGGGTTGGGCAACTATCAACTCCGTTCCGGCTTCACGGAGTGCCGTTGCCAGAGCTCCTTCCGGTTGCCGGTCGGTAACCAGACGGTCGATATCGGTCCAATGCGCAAACACGGTCAGAGCGCGCTGGTCGAACTTGCTGTGATCGGCGACAAGGATCGCTTCCGCAGCGCGCTTCACCATCGCGCCATAGATCGCGCCGGCCTCATCATCCGCATCGTTCGCGCCCCGGGCGCTGATGCCTGTCGCACTCACGATGGCACGGTTGGCCTCGTAGCTGTTGATGTTGGCGATCGTCTGTGTACCGAACACGTAGCCTTCGGTCGGGTGATAGCGGCCTGGGCAGCACAGCACCCGGATGGATGAATTGACCGCGAGCGCGCCCGCAATCGCATAGTCGTGCGTGATAACCGTGATGTCGCGCGCGCGCGAAGCCAATCGTCTCGCGATATGAAACGTCGTGGCGCCCGCGGCCAGCATCAGGACTTCGTTTGGTAGAACGAGGTCGGCGATCACGGCGGCGATCGCTTCGCGTTCGGCGATCATGAGCGCCTTGCGATCGGTGAGAGCCGGTTCGAGCGCAAACGGGCGGGAAGCGCCGCCATAGGTTCGGTTGATGAGCTTCTGTTCCTGAAGCTCCACGAGGTCTCGGCGTATGGTTTCGCCGGATACACCAAGCACCGCGGCAATCTCGGAGGCTCGCAGAGTAGGAGCGGCGGTGAGTTGGGCGATGATGTGCTTGTGTCGCGCCAGCTTCGAGAGGCGATCGCCATCGGTCTTTCGCGGCCGTTTGTCGGCCAGTGGGGCGTCGCTGGTTTGCAACCGCTCGCTCGTCATTCAGCTGTCCTCGCCGTCCCGAACGCAGCCGGTCGTCGGCATGAGTGATCCTTTCTCAGGGCGGGTTGGGAGGCCACACTAAGTTTGTGGCAAGTCCCGCAAATTTTGTGCAGTCGACTGCCTACAATCTTCGCAACGTGTCGTCCTCTTGCATGCAACAGGTTGAGATGTAAGGCGTATCTTTGGTTGCGTGGAGTTGTGTGTCTGACGCTCTGATGTCTTTTGCCTCTGATCCGCTTTGTCATTGTGGGAATTCACACATTTCTCCAAGCTGATCGTGGAATGGTCGCGGCGCGGTCGCCGCGGCGATCGCTTTGACTTGCGCAAGGCGCGGTCAGAGGAGGCGTGTGGTGCAGCAGGAAAGAGAAATTCTGGCGTTGAACGCCTTCGACCAGAGCCGTGCGTCCGTGATGGGCGCCGAACTCGGGGAGGCTGTGCAACGACGCCTGCGGTCCTTCGGCAAGGCTTCGGTCCTGTTTTACCAGGAGCCGATCCGAATGGAGCGCGCCGAGGGCGTCTACATGTTCGACGTCGACGGCCGCCGATATCTCGATCTCTATAACAACGTCCCATCGGTCGGGCATTCGCACCCCCGCGTCGTCGAGGCCATTCGCCGCCAGGTCGGCGTGCTCAACACCCACACGCGCTATCTCAACGACGTGGTCGATGCCTATGCGGAGCGCTTGTTGGCGACATTCCCATCCGAAATCGATCATCTGGTGCTGACGTGCACTGGTAGCGAGGCTAACGATCTCGCGCTGCGGATCGCGAAGGTCGCAACCGGCCGGGCCGGCTTCATCGTCACGGAGACGGCGTATCACGGCAACACCACAGCCGTGACCGACGTATCGCCGTCCTCACGTCCCGGCCAACCATTGCCGTCCCATGTGCGTGTGGTGCCAGCGCCTGAGATGTTCCGCAATCCCGTCGGCGATCCCGGTAGGCGTTTCGCCGACAGTGTTGCGGCGGCAATTACCGATCTCGAGCGAAGCGGTGTCGGGTTTGCAGGGCTGCTGGTGGACACGATCTTTTCGAGCGACGGTGTCTACGCCGAACCGGCCGGCTTCCTGGCACCGACCATAAAGCTCGTCCACGAACGCCGGGGGTTGTTCATCGCCGACGAGGTGCAGCCCGGTTTCGGACGCACCGGCGCAGCCATGTGGGGCTTCGCTCGCCATGGTGTTGTCCCCGACATCGTGACCATGGGCAAGCCCATGGGCAATGGCTTTCCCATGGGAGGCGTCGCTCTGCGTGCACCGCTGCTCGATCGTTTTGCGGCGGAAGTGAAGTACTTCAACACGTTCGGCGGCAATCCGGTGGCCGCAGCGGCTGGGCTTGCGGTGCTCGACGTGATCAAAGATGAGGGCCTGTTGCAGAATGCGCGCGAGGTCGGACGTCATCTGATGGACGGATTGCGCGAGATCGGCAATCGCCACATCCAGATCGGCGATGTTCGCGGCGCCGGTCTGTTCATCGGTCTCGAGCTCGTACTTGATCGTGAGAGCAAGGAGCCGGCGCCGGAGCTCGCCATCATGCTGATCAACCGCCTGCGCCAGCGCGGCTTCCTGATCGGCGCTACAGGACCATTCGGCAGTACGCTCAAGATTCGTCCGCCGCTGTGTTTCGGCACGGATCACGCGGATATGTTCATCACCGCTTGCGACGAAGAGTTGCAGGCGATTGCGCCGGCTTAAGGGGCTCGTTCAAAGTTCATGGGTGCAAGAAACGTAAAAACCGCTGCCGATGCTAAGGCTCTTGTCGAGGAACGGGGTCTGTCCCACGTCAAACTTGGGGTCGTCGATCTCGATGGAATCATTCGTGGAAAATATCTCGCGCGTGACAAGTTCTTTGGCGCACTGGAGAGCGGCCTCAGCTTCTGCGACATCATCTTCGGTTGGGATTCCAACGACCAGATGTACGACGCCGGCAAGTTTACCGGGTGGCACACGGCTTTTCCAGACGCCACTGCCCGCATCGATCCCGCGACCTGCCGCGATATCCCGATGGAAGAGAACATGCTGTTCTTCCTCGGCGAGTTCGAGGGCGAGGCGGAAAAGCTGTGCCCGCGCCGGCTGCTTCGCCGGGTCGTCGATCGTGCCGAAAGCATGGGACTTGCCCCGTCAGTGGCCGCCGAGTTCGAGTTCTTCGTGTTCGATGAAACCCCCCACAGCGTGCGGGAAAAGGGCTTTCGAGGGCTGAAGAATCTCACGCCGGGCTGGTTCGGCTATTCCATGCTGCGTGCCTCTGTGGAGTCGGAACTCCATCGCTCGCTCCTCAAGCTGTGTGACGAGATGGACATGCCGATCGAGGGCCTGCACACCGAGACCGGGCCCGGTGTCCTGGAAGCCGCGATCCAGTACACCGATGCGCTCGCGGCTGCCGATCGAGCGGTGCTGTTCAAGACCTTCTCCAAGATATGGGCCGAGCGTCAGGGCAAGATGCTCACCTTCATGGCCAAATGGTCGAACGCGTATCCTGGACAATCCGGGCACCTGCATCTTTCGCTGCGCGACAAGGACGGCGATCCGGTATTTTACCAGAGCGGACGCCACGGCAACATGTCCGACACCATGCGCTGGTTTGTCGGCGGCCAGCAGGCACTGCTGCCGGAACTGCTTGCGATGGTCGCATCGACCGTGAACAGCTATTCCCGTCTGGTGCCGGGCTTCTGGGCGCCGACGGATGCGACCTGGGGAATCGAGAATCGCACCTGTGCGCTGCGGGTCATTCCCGGCAAGCCGGCGAGCCAGCGTGTGGAATACCGGGTCGCTGCCGCCGATATCAATCCGTACCTTGCGATCGCCGCGGCACTGGGATCGGGGCTCTGGGGGATCGAGCACAAAATCGAACCGAGCGAGCCAGTCGCCGGTAATGCCTATGTGCGTACGCACCCGCCCGAGCGTGCGTTTCCGCGCACGCTGTCGGAAGCCGCCGAGCGATTGATGGCTTCGCAGGCGGCCCGCAATCTGTTTGGAGACGTCTTCGTCGATCACTACGCCATGACACGGCAGTGGGAGGAACGCGAATTCCGCAAAGCCATCACCGATTGGGAGCTTGCGCGCTACTTCGAGATCACCTGATCCCGTTCCTCCTTCCCTCGAACGAGTGACCTACCGTGAGCGATATTATCTGCATTTCACCGATCGATGGCAGCGAGGTGGCCCGGCGCCCAATTGCAACTGACGCGGAGATCGCGACTATCCTTGCGCTGGCGCGACAGGCCCAGCAGCAGTGGTCGACGGTCCCGCTCGCAGAGCGTAAGGGGAGGATGCTTGCCTTCCTTGATGTGATGCGGACGCAGAACGACGAGGTCGTTCCGGAACTTGCCATGCAGATGGGGCGACCTGTGCGCTACGGCGGCGAACTGCGCAGTCTCGAGGAGCGCGTTCGCGGGCTGGTAGAGCTCAGCGATGAGGCGCTGGCCCCCGTCGCGCACGAGCGCGCCGGCTTTCGGCGCATGATCAAGCGGGTTCCCGCAGGCGTTGTGCCGGTGATCGCGCCCTGGAACTATCCTTACCTGACGGCTGTCAACGCGATTGTCCCGGCGCGGCTGGCCGGCAACGCCGTGATCTTGAAACATGCCGCGCAGACCTTGCTCGTCGGTGACCGCCTCCAGTCCGCGATGGACCTCGTCGGCTTACCGAAGGGGCTGTTCAGGACGCTGACGCTCGACCATTCCGCGACCGAAAAACTGATCTCATCTCGTTCGGTCGATCATGTGAATTTCACGGGATCGGTTGCCGGCGTTCGCGCGGTCGAACGGGCGGCGGCCGGGACCTTCATCAGTCTCGGGCTGGAATTGGGCGGGAAGGATCCGGCCTATGTGCGGCCCGATGCCGACTTTGATTTTGCGGTCGAGCAACTCGTGGATGGCGCGTTCTACAATTACGGCCAATGCTGTTGTGGGATCGAGCGCGTCTATGTGCACGAACAGATCTACGATCGCTTCGTCGGCGCATTTGCCGATCTGACCTCTCGCTACCGGCTCGGCAATCCGTTGTTGCAGGATACGACCTTGGGTCCGATGGCGGCGACACGTTTCGCCGACACGGTCCGTGCGCACGTCGACGAAGCTCTCGCCAGGAACGCCCGTCCGCTGATCGATCCGAAACAATTCTCCGCCGACAGCGGGGGCACGGCATATCTGATGCCCCAGGTTCTCGTCGACGTCGATCATTCCATGTGGGTGATGATGGAAGAGAGCTTCGGTCCCGTGGTCGGTATCATGAAGGTCTCGTCCGACCAGGAGGCCGTCGTACTCATGAACGACAGCCCCTACGGACTGACGGCGTCGGTCTGGACCGAAGATGCTGCCGCGGCCGAACGCGTCGGCGACGCTACCGCCACAGGCACCGTGTTCATGAATCGCTGTGATTATGTCGATCCCTCACTCGCATGGACCGGCGTCAAGGACTCCGGGCGCGGCCTCGGCATGTCGCGCCTCGGCTTTGAGGCGCTGACCCGATCGAAATCATTCCACCTTCGCATCGAGCACTGAGAGCCGCATATGGACGTTCATATCACCGGGGCCTGGAATTTTCCGACGCGCGTCACCGCCGGTCCGGGCCGGATCGCCGAACTTCCCGAGGCCTGCCGGACATACGGCCTGGCCAGGCCATTGCTGGTCACCGACCACGGTCTTGCCAAGACCGATCTCATCACCGGCGTTGTCAGCCGCGTTCGCGAGGCGGGCATACCGCTCGGCATATTTTCCGATGTGAAGACAAATCCGACCGAAGCGAACCTGATCGCCGGGGTGGGCGCATTCAAGGCCGGTAGTCATGACGGCGTGATCGCGGTCGGCGGAGGTTCGGCGCTGGACGTCGGAAAATGCGTGGCGTTCATGGTGGCGCAGTCGCGGCCGGTATGGGACTTCGAGGACATCGGCGACTGGTGGACCCGCGCCAACACGGACGGCATCGTGCCGATCATCGCCGTGCCGACCACGGCCGGCACGGGTTCCGAGGTGGGCCGTGCCGGTGTGATCACGCGTGAAGACACCCATGAGAAGAAGATCATCTTCCATCCCGCGATGATGCCGAAGATCGCGATCGAGGACCCCGAGCTTGCGGTCGGCCTCCCGCCATTTCTCACGATGGCGACGGGCATGGACGCGCTGTCTCACTGCTTTGAGGCCTATTGCGTCAATGCGTTTCATCCGCTCGCCGACGGCATTGCCCTTGAGGGGATGAAGATCGTCGACACCTACCTGCCGCGCGCGGTCGAGAATGGTCGCGATCTCGCGGCTCGATCCTACATGTTCGCCGCGGCGTCGATGGGGGCCACCGCATTCCAGAAGGGACTGGGCGCCATCCACTCGGTGTCCCATCCGATCGGTGCGCGATACGATACCCATCATGGGCTTACCAACGGCGTGGTCTTTCCCTATGTTCTCGTCTGCAACAGGCGTGCGATCGCCGACAAGATCCCGCACATTGCCCGGACGCTGAATCTGCCGGGACGGGATTTCGATGCTGTTCTGTCCTGGATCCTGGCCCTTCGGAAGAAGCTTGGCGTGCCGCACACGCTCGCGGAGCTCGGTGTGAAGGAGGCCGATGCGAGGGCAATTGCGGCCGATGCCGTCAAGGATCCGACTGCGGGCGCCAATCCCCGGCGGTTGGCCGAACCAGAGTTCGAGCAATTGACGCTTGCAGCGATTCGCGGCGATCTCGGAACATGACCGCCTTGCACGATCTCATCGCAAGTTTCGCGGCGATTGGCGCGACCGACGACGGCGGCGTTTGCAGGCTTGCGGCAACGGCGCTCGACAAGCGGGCTCGCGACCTTTTCCTGCGCGAGATCAGCAGCCGCGGCCTTGTCCCGAGGATCGACGCGATCGGTAACATGTTCGGCGTCGCAATTCTCGAACCTGCATCGGACGACGTCGTGATCGCCGGTTCGCACCTCGATTCCCAGCCGACGGGCGGACGATACGATGGTGCTTATGGCGTGCTGGCAGGGCTCCTTGCGGTTGATGCGGTCGCGGAGCGCTGTCTTGCCAACCCCGGCGCCGCACGACGCAACCTAGCCGTCGCGAACTGGACCAACGAGGAAGGAGCGCGGTTTCAGCCGAGCCTGACCGGCAGCTCCGCTTTCGCCGGCAGCTTGAGCTTGCAGGATGCCTATGCCTGTGCGGACGGCGACGGCGTTACGCTCGGCGCGGCGCTGGCCGCGATCGGCTACTGTGGTGTCACGCCGCTCGAGTATCGCCCCGTACGTTATGTGGAACTTCACGTCGAGCAGGGCGATCGGCTCGAGCAGGTTTCACGGGACATTGCCGCGGTTTCCGGCGCCTGGATGACGCGAAAACTGTCGGTCGTCTTCGACGGTGATTATTCGCACACGGGCCCGATGCCGATGGCCCTGCGTCGCGACGCCTTGCGCGCGGCGGCTCGTGCGATCGAAGCCCTCTACGTCGAAGTCGCACGCGAAAACGCGGGTGCGCACGCCTCCGCGGCGCGCATCAGCGTTTACCCGAATTCGCCGAATGTGGTAGCAGGCCGAGCTAGAGTCTGGTTCGAGATCCGACACGAAGAAGAAGCCGTGGTTGCCGCCATCAGTGACCGTTTTCTGAAGCGGATCGAACGCGAGGCTCGCGAGATCGGAGTCGACATTTCGATCGCCGCCGACGACAGGCGGGCGGCCCCCTTGCTCGACCCGGCTGGCGTCGAGTTGATCCTGGCCGTTGCGAGCGATCTCGGCTGCAAGGCCATGACACTCAAGACCATCACGGGGCATGACGCGTTGGCGATCCAGAAACGCATCCCGGCGTCGCTCATATTCGTGCCGAGCCAGGGTGGGCTCAGCCACAATCCGCATGAATTCACGGCACCTGAAGCTCTCGACAAGGGCTATGCCGTGCTGGCTGAGACGTTGTGGCGCATGGTCACTGCCGGGTAACGATTCGTCCCGCAATCCAGACCCCAAGATCAGGTCCGGGCCACACGCCCTGACCACGGGATCTGTGTCTGCATACGCAGACCACTCGGGATGATCCGATCACTTCGATCACCACAGTGCAACGAACGACTATGATCGTGCGACGGATACCCAGTTCGCCCCAGCCAGCCCTCAAAGCACTAAGTTCGTTATATAAGCAGCTCTATTCTTGCCAAATTTTTGAGCGCGTTTGGAATGGGATTCCATTTCTGAATCTCGAAAATCGAACTAGGCATCGCGCGTTATGTGACGATATCGACCATCTCCACTGCTTTCATCTCAAGATATACCGCGGGGGTAAGTTGGGGCAGGTCCGTCAGGTCTTCATCGTAGAATAGGGTATTACGACGAGCAAATCGGACAACCAATCGAATGATGCGCTTGTGCGCATTCGGCACCGACATCGATGGACGTTACACAAGCGGGCCGGGCCATGGCTGGGGCGAGAACGCGCCTGGGATAGGCCTCAATGGGCGAACCCGTCCCTTGCCAGGATGCCCACAATGAGGAACCAACGCCCCTCTCCTTGAGGGCCCCGTCAGGTATCGATGACGGATGCCTCGACGGTCAGGCCCGCTTTAAAGGATGCGCATTCTGATGCCAAGCCCATGCCGTCCGGATGATGGTCGGCAGGTCGGAATGACGAGGGACGAAGTTCAGCACATGGCGCGCTGCCGAGGGATTGGCGACCAGGAAGGTCGGATCGCCCGGCCGTCGCAGCTTGACAACATGA
Coding sequences:
- a CDS encoding amidase translates to MSAAELIGMSLAELTEAYASRALSPVDVLRATLSHSENINTAINALFCFRPEQAMASAQLSEARWRAGAALGPLDGVPMTVKDSVAMVGWPYFHGIGANRSLPPSNYDSPPAIALREAGAVIFAKTTMPDCGLMASGISSLHGITRNPWGLAWNTGGSSAGAGASVAAGAGYVSVGTDIAGSVRLPAAHCGLAGLKPTHGRVPHLPADTMRMAGPMGRSVDDIARLLTVLTRQDERDTWSLPADGVCYHERLARDVKGLKIGVLTDMGFGMKPEAVVRETVEAAGKLLAGAGASVEPFVSPLDYDAYEAIDLFLQVRGYLEYTSLPPHSDAPSDINPYVRAWSLGGSKHSGTDLYRALGRIAKMKAALLGTFEGWDYVISPTLPVVNFPAEEPGVSREMPLEHTLFTAMFNQTCQPASTVCMAFDSRHLPIGVQVIGHRFDDLGVLQLTKALEDLRPIKMDWPFKPRP
- a CDS encoding phosphotransferase, whose product is MIEPAIPILASPSWRGVDGFPWRATKKGSDESIFIKSMDRDAELYIDVACAFEAAQRASDLGIGPKVLMADSEAGLLVMEDLNRGWRVGTLERMLEPDIVDAVITAMRLFQSGPPLPRRKTVFDEIEHFYAAAAAAKAQLPSDAEWLVKELRFAADAFRTLDITAVPIHGDGNVSNILINDAGEVRLIDWDRATTTDPLEDIGSFLVEAFAQEPEARDVFTRSTGTFEEGAFNRARIYGVADDLRWGLIGALLAVKSTRNTLEFYKFASWRFVRCRMVVREPRFGEMLRRIA
- a CDS encoding choline/ethanolamine kinase family protein — encoded protein: MTVRRKVGEGTTVHERNVEAAIARVPQWRGKEGAYAPLLGGLSNQNWLVEISGDGRRYFVKVPGEGSEMFINRVTANEAARNAHAMGVGPEVIFFDAADGLEISEFLEGYRACTNADFGDSAIQSDVLDLYRRLHGGPKLGQTKTIFDMIEEHIEQGKELGSHFPQDMPWLMHRYNQAKSAFLASGLDLVPCFNDPMPGNFLISAETGAPRPMKLIDYEFSSNNERSYELGVLFAEMFFDEKLTEALIEQYLGEVRPQMIARVILNRALADMKWASWAVVNRKLNTWDFDYQKYGVWKYMRAHDVMYDPRWDSWLRLV
- a CDS encoding inositol monophosphatase family protein codes for the protein MDDIQDKVSANELASFFHELADMAGRIALTHFRSSVDFERKQDLTPVTIADRAIEVELRRLISARFPDHGILGEEMGSTLGDRYTWYLDPIDGTKSFISGMPLFGTLVALADERKGAVVAGMIDMPALAERWYGTPRGVTFNGKPAKVSRTARLEDAQIYTSSPDFFTPQDWARYDLLSKKAMFRRFGGDCYQYGLLASGHCDLVVETSLKSFDFMALIPVVEGAGGIIRDWDGRPLTPVSDGRVIAAANDSLLKQALAVLKQ
- a CDS encoding helix-turn-helix domain-containing protein — translated: MASLTSLASREEYTGLDDGGGDKGPAPHQRTRIGRLDLELVAPHQAFTCSWKRISSIHDASYVLVFPLTGCVAFSQDGRVGIARTGEYVLLSELAFYELSSDKTARFLVLRIPAAELRGRLISIEDHISRRFKPNQQMTRLMAGMIGNVAELFIEFPAPNPQALATEVISFVALTIGSEDRGAATDVRNARYHLRRRIVDFIESHLGDQSLSPKKIAASSRISLSYLYSLFTDNETTVSQFVQTKRLQRAYEILVADPKGHRTVSEVAYEVGFKNVSHFSRCFSRHFKVAPRDVRQAPEAAPQPGPGTRAAEPNGSSSPRMASSRRAFGSPYWDVHKQELHETV